In Nicotiana tabacum cultivar K326 chromosome 17, ASM71507v2, whole genome shotgun sequence, one DNA window encodes the following:
- the LOC142171785 gene encoding uncharacterized protein LOC142171785, translated as MKFANEMIAPTTSDTNLNIPCANNMYEEFFKGTIGALDGTLIHVVIPVNQQIMYREKGKGKCYQNVLAICDFNMVFTYVYARWEGIAHDAHKYYLCDAAYPNTRGFLVPYRNIRYWLGDYHRRRAITKEKKFNHAHAQLRNIIERAYGVLKARFPILDKMPPYPIDIQRDVVIACFAINNFIRKERINDDLFNQFDLPQVIFDEEQQHEKVLGETDGPRWTVEDCQMMNDMREQLALKRVQRRGNT; from the exons ATGAAATTTGCAAATGAGATGATAGCACCTACAACATCTGATACGAATCTGAATATTCCTTGTGCTAATAACATGTACGAAGAATTTTTTAAG GGAACAATAGGTGCACTAGATGGGACATTAATACATGTTGTTATTCCGGTTAATCAACAGATTATGTACAGAGAAAAAGGAAAGGGTAAATGTTATCAGAATGTTCTGGCAATATGTGACTTCAATATGGTCTTTACTTATGTTTATGCTAGATGGGAAGGGATAGCACATGATGCAC ACAAATACTATTTATGTGATGCGGCATATCCTAACACTCGAGGATTTCTAGTACCATATCGTAATATTCGATATTGGTTAGGAGATTATCATCGCAGGCGTGCTATAACTAAGGAGAAAAAATTTAATCATGCGCATGCACAACTTAGAAATATCATCGAGCGTGCTTATGGAGTACTGAAAGCTAGATTCCCGATATTGGACAAGATGCCTCCATATCCTATTGATATCCAAAGAGATGTTGTTATTGCATGTTTTGCGATTAATAATTTTATCAGAAAGGAGCGCATCAATGATGATTTGTTTAATCAGTTTGATTTGCCTCAAGTAATATTTGATGAAGAACAACAACATGAAAAAGTATTGGGTGAAACTGATGGACCTAGATGGACAGTTGAAGATTGTCAGATGATGAATGATATGCGCGAGCAACTCGCACTCAAACGAGTACAAAGAAGAGGAAATACTTGA